Proteins encoded within one genomic window of Candidatus Binatota bacterium:
- a CDS encoding HAD family hydrolase: protein MFFSLAAGWSFSEDDFLAAAEPLPRALLLDLFGTLVDFDPQALPMEEINGRRVISSVNDLSGLLADFSLAPSAERFHEAIMEASLEIRKRVEKDHREVSSLQRFSRALELAGMPGDRKELAGELSRRHMRTIASVVSCPAARLAALRRLADEYPLALVSNFDEQETARGILEREGLSVLFVASIISDDLGWRKPAPEIFRHAAKALGVSDKHCLHVGDSLRADIEGAVACGMKAVWIGDLSGRGLAAGAEGELADVSELGKWLGLE from the coding sequence TTGTTCTTCTCTCTGGCAGCGGGCTGGTCCTTTTCGGAGGACGATTTTTTGGCCGCCGCTGAACCGCTTCCACGTGCGCTGTTGCTGGATCTTTTCGGCACGCTGGTGGATTTCGATCCCCAGGCCTTGCCAATGGAGGAGATCAATGGGCGCAGGGTGATCTCCTCGGTGAATGATCTGTCCGGCCTGCTCGCTGATTTCTCGCTGGCGCCGAGCGCAGAGCGATTTCACGAGGCTATAATGGAAGCCTCCCTTGAAATTCGGAAACGGGTGGAAAAAGACCACCGCGAAGTTTCTTCCCTGCAACGTTTCAGTCGCGCGCTGGAGTTGGCGGGCATGCCCGGCGACAGGAAGGAGTTGGCTGGTGAGCTGAGCCGCAGGCACATGAGGACCATAGCCTCTGTCGTGAGCTGTCCGGCAGCGCGACTGGCCGCGCTGCGAAGACTCGCTGATGAATACCCCTTGGCGCTGGTCTCTAATTTTGACGAGCAGGAAACGGCCCGCGGAATCCTCGAACGCGAGGGCCTCAGCGTGCTTTTCGTCGCCAGTATAATTTCGGATGACCTTGGATGGCGTAAGCCAGCCCCTGAAATATTCAGGCACGCGGCCAAGGCGCTCGGCGTCTCCGACAAACACTGCCTGCACGTTGGAGATTCGTTGAGGGCTGACATCGAAGGCGCGGTGGCTTGCGGTATGAAGGCCGTGTGGATCGGCGATCTCAGCGGTCGCGGCCTGGCTGCGGGTGCAGAGGGCGAGTTGGCCGACGTATCAGAGCTCGGTAAATGGCTGGGATTGGAGTGA
- a CDS encoding Na(+)/H(+) antiporter subunit B (subunit B of antiporter complex involved in resistance to high concentrations of Na+, K+, Li+ and/or alkali; in the case of S. meliloti it was proved to be involved specifically with K+ transport), whose protein sequence is MLRHHKTARRKRGGQVNDSLILATAVRITRPVLFLFAVVLFLKGHNAPGGGFIAGLVTAVAVLLGLLVHGHGNRKTGRPTFLYVVAVGLGLALLTALAPTLLGWPFFTHSFGFINLPLLGSVELASAALFDLGVYVVVVGNVVTVLHALTERH, encoded by the coding sequence CTGCTACGCCATCATAAAACTGCTCGGCGAAAAAGAGGCGGGCAGGTGAACGATTCGCTGATACTCGCCACCGCCGTCCGTATCACGCGGCCGGTCCTCTTCCTCTTCGCCGTGGTCCTTTTCCTCAAGGGCCATAATGCCCCGGGCGGCGGCTTTATTGCCGGCCTGGTGACCGCCGTAGCCGTTCTCCTGGGACTTCTCGTCCACGGACACGGGAACAGGAAAACCGGCCGCCCGACTTTCCTTTATGTAGTCGCCGTTGGACTCGGCCTGGCCTTGCTCACCGCCCTTGCACCGACCCTGCTGGGCTGGCCGTTTTTTACCCACAGCTTTGGTTTCATCAATCTACCACTGCTGGGATCGGTCGAGCTGGCAAGCGCCGCGCTCTTTGACCTCGGGGTTTACGTCGTCGTCGTGGGCAACGTCGTGACCGTACTGCACGCGTTAACGGAGAGACACTGA
- a CDS encoding iron-sulfur cluster assembly accessory protein, with the protein MSDNFVTLSEAAASHIKKSMAGKASSVSGLRLGVTNGGCSGYEYSLAFVAGPGEGDVEMRSQGVAIYVQADAVDLLQGLELDWVDGLHGAGLKFLNPGATATCGCGTSFSVS; encoded by the coding sequence ATGTCGGACAACTTCGTAACTCTCAGCGAGGCAGCGGCCAGCCACATCAAAAAAAGCATGGCCGGGAAGGCCAGCTCTGTCAGCGGCCTGCGCCTGGGTGTAACTAATGGTGGCTGCTCGGGCTACGAATACAGTTTGGCCTTTGTGGCGGGGCCCGGGGAGGGCGACGTGGAGATGCGCAGTCAAGGTGTAGCTATTTACGTTCAGGCCGACGCTGTCGATCTCCTGCAGGGCTTGGAGCTCGACTGGGTCGACGGTCTTCACGGCGCCGGCTTGAAATTCCTCAATCCTGGAGCCACGGCGACCTGCGGCTGCGGCACGTCGTTCTCTGTTTCCTGA
- the queG gene encoding tRNA epoxyqueuosine(34) reductase QueG, which yields MPPDLKEKVRCAAVESGFSACGFSNALPLPAISLLEKWTSADRHGFMDYLERDQDLRVDPGALLADAASVIVLALPCAAPPPPPFDWRSSLKGRIASYAAGEDYHHAMGRKLESFTEQLQRLAPGELRWQVDAGPLLEKDFARRAGLGWFGHNTNILTRDAGSWVMLGVIITTALIEPDPPFEEDHCGSCRACLPSCPTGALDDGPTIQADTCISYLTIELRGPWPLRLRPLVDNWIFGCDLCQLACPWGPALRAEDSLGEFLYPSLIEILKLSEDDFRDRYRGSAVLRAKRRGLARNAAVALGNSDNQSAVGPLAEALASDRDELVRAHSAWALGRLHGNEALAALNRSAKTQAPPVQTEIELARTACRAATSQRLR from the coding sequence GTGCCCCCTGATTTGAAAGAAAAAGTACGCTGCGCGGCCGTCGAAAGCGGTTTCAGCGCCTGTGGGTTCAGCAACGCGCTGCCCCTGCCGGCGATTTCGCTGCTTGAGAAGTGGACCAGCGCCGATCGGCATGGGTTCATGGACTACCTCGAACGCGACCAGGACCTACGAGTAGACCCCGGAGCGCTGTTGGCAGACGCCGCCAGCGTCATCGTGCTCGCGTTGCCCTGCGCAGCGCCGCCGCCGCCCCCCTTCGACTGGCGATCCTCTTTGAAGGGACGTATCGCCTCCTACGCGGCCGGTGAGGACTACCATCATGCGATGGGTCGCAAACTAGAGTCGTTTACAGAGCAACTACAACGCCTGGCTCCCGGTGAGCTTCGTTGGCAGGTAGACGCGGGGCCCTTGCTGGAAAAAGATTTCGCGCGCCGCGCCGGCCTCGGCTGGTTCGGACACAACACCAACATCCTCACCCGGGACGCGGGTTCCTGGGTCATGCTAGGCGTCATAATTACCACTGCCTTGATAGAACCCGACCCGCCTTTTGAAGAGGATCACTGTGGAAGCTGTCGAGCCTGCCTGCCCTCGTGCCCAACGGGAGCCCTCGACGACGGGCCGACGATCCAGGCGGACACCTGCATCTCTTATCTGACCATTGAACTCCGAGGGCCATGGCCGCTGCGCCTGCGTCCGCTGGTGGATAACTGGATTTTTGGCTGTGACCTCTGCCAACTGGCCTGCCCCTGGGGCCCCGCGCTGAGGGCCGAAGACTCACTGGGTGAATTTCTATATCCATCGCTGATCGAAATACTGAAGCTCAGCGAAGACGACTTCCGCGACCGTTATCGCGGCAGTGCCGTCCTCCGCGCCAAACGGAGGGGCCTGGCCCGTAATGCCGCTGTGGCCCTGGGTAACAGCGACAACCAGTCTGCTGTTGGTCCATTGGCCGAAGCCCTGGCCAGCGACCGCGACGAGCTCGTCAGGGCCCATTCAGCATGGGCCCTGGGACGGCTGCACGGCAACGAGGCCCTCGCGGCGCTCAACCGATCAGCAAAAACGCAGGCCCCTCCGGTACAAACCGAAATAGAACTCGCGAGAACTGCCTGCCGGGCAGCAACGTCTCAGCGGTTGCGTTGA
- the lon gene encoding endopeptidase La, whose protein sequence is MCSRCPWGVSSLFGGCEVVMEDDGTNPDDALNRTPGAEGSAHWFGFEEEVEEVEIGSILPVLPLRGISVFPSAILPLLISRESSLALIEETLLGDRVLSLHAQRVAETEESRAEDLYPRGCAARILKMLKYPDGSIRILVQGLRRVHLGETTQDQPYLKAKVELLDDLDDSDQETNATRARVVEAFSRLVELTPYLADELQVVAINVRSAGKVADLVAANVNLPLEEKQALLETLEVGVRLKRLLAILDREVELLELGQHIQGQVQSEMHRNQKEFYLRQQLKAIQKELGDADGKGGETAAIAERLDESAPPDDVRKIADNELERLAIIPPESAEHTVVRSYVEWLADIPWSKTTTDNLDTVHAAEVLDHDHFGLDKVKDRILEFLAVRQLRSDSRGPILCLVGPPGVGKTSLGRSVARAMGRKFQRISLGGVRDEAEIRGHRRTYVGSMPGRILQALKLAGSMNPVFMLDEVDKLGSDMRGDPSSALLEVLDPEQNSTFRDHYLDVPVDLSRVLFLTTANYLDPIPPALRDRMEVLELPGYSEEEKMQIGRRHLLPRQIEENGLADMNVEFKEEALLALVRDYTNEAGLRNLDREIGSVCRKIARTVSENRNGGNGGNCDKNDFAVDRDAVTRHLGPPRFSKEDAGELQPPGVATGLAWTPNGGEILFVEVSRMAGKKGLLLTGQLGDVMKESAQAALSFLRANAAVLGLEPDFFEHTDLHLHVPSGAIPKDGPSAGVTILSAMASAMLDRPLPSGLAMTGEITLRGAVLPVGGIKEKVLAARRVGITSLMVPERNRVDVLEIEPELRSDLRFSYVGSLTEVLALTLPDRLPVSSGTGLQPEPNPYPWNN, encoded by the coding sequence ATGTGTAGTCGATGCCCCTGGGGTGTATCATCGTTATTTGGTGGTTGTGAGGTGGTGATGGAAGACGACGGAACAAATCCTGACGATGCGCTTAACCGTACCCCGGGAGCAGAAGGCTCGGCTCACTGGTTTGGCTTTGAAGAAGAGGTTGAAGAAGTCGAGATTGGCTCGATTCTACCTGTCCTGCCCCTGCGCGGCATCTCGGTGTTCCCCTCTGCGATTCTCCCACTTCTGATTTCACGCGAGTCCTCGCTTGCCCTGATCGAGGAAACCCTGCTCGGCGACCGAGTACTCTCGCTGCATGCCCAGCGCGTTGCAGAGACAGAAGAATCGCGGGCCGAAGACCTTTACCCCAGGGGCTGCGCTGCGCGCATACTCAAGATGCTCAAGTACCCGGACGGCAGCATCCGCATACTCGTGCAGGGGCTACGCCGGGTTCACCTCGGCGAGACGACCCAGGACCAGCCGTATCTCAAGGCGAAGGTTGAACTGCTCGACGATCTCGACGACAGCGACCAGGAAACTAACGCAACCCGGGCCCGCGTGGTCGAAGCCTTCTCGCGGCTGGTGGAGTTGACCCCTTACCTCGCTGACGAGCTACAGGTGGTCGCCATCAACGTACGCTCGGCCGGGAAAGTTGCTGACCTCGTGGCCGCCAACGTCAACCTGCCGCTCGAAGAGAAGCAAGCACTGCTGGAAACGCTGGAAGTCGGGGTGCGGCTCAAACGCCTGCTGGCGATCCTCGACCGAGAGGTAGAGCTTCTCGAACTCGGCCAGCACATACAAGGACAGGTGCAGTCCGAGATGCACCGCAACCAGAAAGAGTTCTACCTTCGCCAGCAACTCAAGGCCATACAGAAAGAGCTGGGCGACGCAGACGGCAAGGGCGGTGAGACTGCCGCCATCGCCGAGCGCCTGGACGAGTCGGCTCCACCCGACGACGTACGCAAAATAGCGGACAACGAGCTGGAACGGCTGGCGATAATCCCTCCCGAATCAGCCGAACACACGGTGGTAAGAAGCTACGTTGAGTGGCTCGCCGATATCCCGTGGTCCAAGACCACGACTGACAATCTCGACACGGTTCACGCCGCCGAAGTACTTGATCATGACCATTTCGGGCTCGATAAGGTCAAGGATCGAATTCTCGAATTCCTCGCAGTGAGGCAACTGCGCAGCGACTCGAGAGGACCGATACTATGCCTCGTGGGCCCGCCCGGGGTTGGCAAAACCTCGCTCGGCCGCTCGGTTGCGCGGGCCATGGGCAGAAAGTTTCAGCGTATTTCGCTGGGCGGGGTGCGCGATGAAGCCGAAATCCGGGGCCACCGCCGTACTTACGTGGGCTCCATGCCGGGCCGCATACTGCAAGCCCTCAAACTGGCCGGGTCGATGAACCCAGTGTTCATGCTCGACGAGGTAGACAAGCTCGGCAGCGACATGCGGGGAGACCCCTCCTCGGCCCTGCTCGAAGTACTCGACCCCGAACAGAACTCGACCTTTCGCGATCACTATCTCGACGTACCGGTAGACCTCTCGCGGGTCTTGTTTCTCACTACCGCTAACTACCTCGACCCCATTCCCCCGGCGCTGCGCGACCGAATGGAAGTACTCGAACTTCCTGGCTACAGCGAGGAAGAGAAAATGCAGATCGGCAGGCGGCACCTGCTGCCGCGTCAGATAGAAGAAAACGGCCTGGCGGACATGAACGTTGAGTTCAAAGAGGAAGCATTGCTTGCACTCGTACGCGACTACACCAATGAGGCCGGCCTGAGGAATCTCGACAGGGAGATCGGCTCCGTGTGTCGCAAAATTGCGCGCACCGTGAGCGAGAACCGCAACGGCGGTAACGGCGGTAATTGTGACAAAAACGACTTTGCTGTTGATCGAGATGCTGTCACCCGCCATCTCGGCCCGCCGCGTTTTTCGAAAGAGGATGCTGGTGAGTTACAACCCCCGGGGGTAGCAACTGGATTGGCGTGGACGCCCAATGGTGGCGAGATACTCTTTGTCGAAGTCAGCCGCATGGCCGGCAAAAAGGGCCTGCTACTGACCGGACAGCTCGGCGACGTGATGAAAGAGTCTGCTCAAGCCGCGCTCAGTTTTCTCAGGGCCAATGCGGCGGTGCTCGGCCTCGAGCCTGACTTCTTCGAACACACCGACCTCCACCTGCACGTGCCCTCCGGAGCGATACCAAAGGACGGCCCGTCCGCTGGTGTGACGATTCTTTCGGCGATGGCCTCTGCGATGCTTGACCGGCCCCTGCCCAGCGGGCTGGCAATGACCGGTGAAATCACCTTGCGTGGAGCGGTGCTGCCGGTCGGAGGAATCAAAGAAAAAGTACTTGCCGCGCGCAGGGTGGGAATAACGTCCCTCATGGTGCCTGAGCGCAACAGGGTAGATGTGCTGGAGATCGAGCCTGAGCTGCGCAGTGACCTGAGGTTTTCCTACGTTGGAAGCCTGACCGAGGTGCTGGCGCTTACCCTTCCCGACCGTCTGCCGGTCAGTAGCGGCACCGGCCTGCAGCCCGAGCCCAACCCCTACCCCTGGAACAACTGA
- a CDS encoding tRNA (adenine-N1)-methyltransferase: protein MASQNTSPRAPSPRAVEKSTLNDGDRVILIDAKGRSYFKQLRAGHRMTIRGTIFRADEIIGTAEGCVAGDGPAAAFRVFRPTIAELVPDLPRTAEPVFAKDLGQILVHTDIRAGLSALEIGVGNGMLTIALLGAVGEQGRLSSYEIREDFAASARSNVERHAGSSANWKITVRDAALGLDETDFDRAVVDLPDPVRCLDSIAGALRPGGLVGFFLPTVMQVASLHEGLEKHPSFLYAVTREVLERSWHVEDGSIRPDQRMIGHTGFVTTVRRSAD from the coding sequence ATGGCTTCGCAGAATACATCCCCTCGCGCTCCCAGTCCTAGGGCAGTCGAAAAATCAACGCTCAACGACGGGGACCGTGTAATACTCATCGACGCCAAGGGCCGAAGCTACTTCAAGCAGTTGCGTGCCGGCCATCGCATGACCATTCGCGGTACCATATTCAGGGCCGACGAAATCATAGGCACAGCTGAGGGCTGCGTAGCCGGAGACGGACCCGCGGCGGCTTTTCGCGTCTTCCGGCCCACTATTGCCGAGCTGGTGCCGGACCTCCCGAGGACAGCGGAGCCCGTTTTCGCTAAAGATCTCGGCCAGATACTCGTGCACACCGATATCAGGGCCGGCCTTTCGGCGCTGGAAATCGGTGTTGGCAACGGCATGCTTACCATCGCGTTGCTTGGGGCGGTGGGCGAACAGGGGCGCCTGTCGAGCTACGAGATACGAGAGGATTTTGCTGCCAGTGCTCGCAGTAACGTTGAGCGCCACGCGGGATCGTCAGCTAACTGGAAGATAACGGTGAGGGACGCGGCCCTCGGTCTCGATGAGACCGACTTCGACAGAGCCGTCGTCGACCTGCCGGATCCCGTACGCTGCCTGGACTCAATAGCCGGGGCGCTCAGGCCCGGTGGCCTGGTTGGGTTTTTTCTACCCACGGTTATGCAGGTCGCAAGCCTGCACGAAGGCCTCGAGAAGCATCCGTCTTTTCTCTATGCCGTCACCCGCGAGGTACTCGAGCGCAGCTGGCACGTCGAAGACGGTAGCATAAGGCCTGACCAACGCATGATAGGCCACACAGGTTTCGTAACGACTGTTCGCCGCTCGGCCGACTGA
- a CDS encoding DUF4149 domain-containing protein: MSAALTLGWRAGGRASPRSTRKPGCRMKQARLDSTAMALFRGGLVLWVGGAWLFSAVVLPSLFAGLERSMAGDVAALVFPAYYRLGLGSGVAALLGAGWMARGDRSWAIVVVVLMIMLACQGWALFVLQPHMAELRGLESARAEFMKLHGWSMALNTVVLLSGSGLVLFGGRFFGRR, encoded by the coding sequence ATGTCGGCTGCGTTAACGCTGGGGTGGCGAGCGGGCGGCCGCGCTTCTCCGAGATCAACGCGCAAGCCAGGGTGCAGGATGAAACAGGCAAGACTCGATAGCACGGCAATGGCCCTGTTCCGCGGGGGACTGGTGCTCTGGGTGGGCGGCGCGTGGTTGTTTTCAGCGGTAGTGCTTCCGAGCCTGTTTGCAGGGCTGGAACGTTCTATGGCCGGGGACGTTGCTGCGCTGGTTTTCCCTGCTTACTACCGCCTCGGGCTGGGATCGGGCGTGGCTGCTTTGCTGGGAGCCGGGTGGATGGCACGCGGCGATCGGTCCTGGGCGATTGTCGTTGTCGTGTTGATGATAATGTTGGCTTGCCAGGGCTGGGCCCTGTTCGTGTTGCAACCGCACATGGCTGAACTCAGGGGACTGGAGTCCGCTCGCGCGGAGTTCATGAAGCTGCACGGTTGGTCGATGGCGCTCAACACAGTTGTTCTTCTCTCTGGCAGCGGGCTGGTCCTTTTCGGAGGACGATTTTTTGGCCGCCGCTGA
- a CDS encoding Na(+)/H(+) antiporter subunit C (subunit C of antiporter complex involved in resistance to high concentrations of Na+, K+, Li+ and/or alkali), with the protein MHFAVLTVVAVFITCGVYLLLDRTLLRVVIGLGLLSNGVNLALLASGGLDAGAAPILGQGRAAIVDPLPQALILTAIVIGFGVTALLLTLAFASYQSQLSDDLEDLHGRLDDE; encoded by the coding sequence ATGCATTTCGCCGTGCTCACTGTGGTCGCCGTGTTCATCACTTGCGGTGTCTACCTCTTACTCGACCGCACGCTCCTGCGCGTTGTCATCGGGCTGGGACTGCTCTCCAACGGGGTGAACCTAGCGCTACTGGCCAGCGGTGGCCTCGACGCAGGTGCCGCGCCGATCCTCGGTCAGGGCCGTGCGGCGATAGTCGATCCCTTGCCCCAGGCCCTTATTCTCACCGCCATTGTCATCGGCTTCGGGGTAACTGCGTTGCTGTTGACGCTGGCCTTTGCCAGCTACCAGTCCCAGCTGAGCGACGACCTTGAAGACCTGCACGGAAGGCTGGATGATGAATAA
- a CDS encoding DUF4040 domain-containing protein, whose amino-acid sequence MPAVFLAAALPFVVSPVLLLFRRSDRRAGLFTAAACAGAFACFVLVALGVSPATVALPWIGPLGLSFSLHADPLALFFALLITGVGFLVAAFATSYLDSNENFPRFFSFLMLFTGSMLGVVLSSNLMALFVFWEMTSFSSFLLIGFWHHRDRSRYGALKALVVTGSGGLAMLLGFVMVGIVCGSFEIAVLAERGALLAASPWATPAVLLIIAGVVTKSAQLPFHLWLPSAMEAPTPVSAFLHAATMVKAGLFLVARLGPLLSVVPLWTPTLALFGLLTMTWCGWLALRQKDLKALLAFSTVSQLGLILVLLAPAEPDTTAAGLLHLLNHACFKGALFLLVGVLEHELHTRDLSLMGPLRRNMPFTWLLIALAALSMAGVPPMGGFVSKELFLDHLLDGHPLSALLAVTGAVLTAAYCFALAAGLATGRRAEGPRGQDPSPSLLLPPALLVAATIGLGFFPDQLVGEPIAAATLAATGSSVTGHFAVWHGVGPSLWTSVFVISMGLALWWGWWQKRIPPAPTLFADRVYDHALEQLETQARRLTASYMSGILWRYCSVILLTVIVGVAVVAASQGFVMQDGWSSRHAGPWDLAVCATAILAALATLKARTRLAAILALGASGFSLALLFALSAAPDLALTQIMVETISVPLFLAVFAFLPPYQVDRVRRARPLHALLAVAAGLGTALLLAASRSQRVTEPISSYFVDKSVDAAGGHNVVNVILVDFRGLDTLGEITVLGVAAIACYAIIKLLGEKEAGR is encoded by the coding sequence ATGCCAGCAGTCTTTCTTGCAGCCGCCCTGCCCTTTGTTGTTTCCCCCGTCCTACTGCTGTTTCGGCGTTCTGATCGCCGTGCGGGCTTATTCACTGCCGCTGCCTGCGCCGGTGCTTTCGCCTGTTTTGTCTTGGTAGCCCTGGGAGTGTCTCCGGCCACCGTCGCGCTCCCCTGGATTGGCCCCCTCGGCTTGTCTTTTTCCCTGCACGCAGACCCGCTGGCACTGTTCTTTGCCCTGCTCATCACCGGGGTGGGTTTCCTTGTTGCGGCCTTCGCGACCAGCTACCTCGACAGTAACGAGAATTTTCCCCGCTTCTTCAGTTTTCTCATGTTGTTCACGGGTTCGATGCTCGGCGTCGTGCTGTCGTCGAACCTGATGGCCTTGTTCGTGTTCTGGGAGATGACGAGTTTTTCGTCCTTCCTGCTCATCGGCTTCTGGCACCACCGCGATCGCTCTCGATACGGGGCACTAAAGGCACTGGTGGTAACCGGCAGCGGCGGACTCGCGATGCTGCTGGGCTTTGTCATGGTCGGCATCGTCTGCGGCAGTTTCGAAATCGCAGTTCTGGCTGAACGCGGAGCTCTGTTGGCAGCCAGCCCATGGGCCACTCCGGCTGTACTCCTCATCATTGCCGGAGTCGTAACGAAATCGGCCCAGTTGCCTTTCCACCTCTGGCTGCCTTCGGCCATGGAAGCGCCGACGCCGGTCAGTGCTTTTCTACACGCCGCCACGATGGTCAAGGCGGGCTTGTTTCTGGTTGCCCGCCTCGGGCCACTGCTGAGTGTCGTGCCCCTATGGACCCCTACCCTGGCCCTGTTCGGCCTGCTCACGATGACCTGGTGCGGCTGGCTGGCGCTGAGGCAGAAAGACCTCAAGGCATTGCTGGCCTTCTCGACCGTGAGCCAACTCGGATTGATCCTGGTGCTGCTCGCTCCGGCTGAGCCCGACACCACGGCGGCCGGCCTACTTCACCTTCTCAACCACGCATGCTTCAAGGGAGCGTTGTTCCTTCTCGTCGGCGTACTCGAACACGAGCTGCACACCAGGGACCTGTCCTTGATGGGGCCATTGCGGCGAAACATGCCCTTCACGTGGCTGCTCATCGCCCTGGCGGCGCTATCGATGGCCGGTGTACCACCCATGGGTGGTTTCGTGTCCAAGGAGCTGTTTCTCGATCACCTGCTGGACGGGCACCCATTGTCGGCCCTGCTGGCGGTGACGGGTGCGGTCCTGACGGCTGCATACTGCTTTGCGCTGGCGGCCGGCCTCGCGACAGGGCGCAGGGCTGAAGGCCCACGAGGCCAGGACCCGTCGCCTTCGCTGTTGCTACCGCCGGCCCTGCTGGTCGCAGCGACAATTGGTCTTGGTTTTTTTCCCGACCAGCTGGTTGGAGAACCGATCGCCGCGGCGACCCTGGCCGCCACCGGAAGCTCCGTGACGGGCCATTTTGCTGTCTGGCACGGCGTTGGTCCCTCCTTGTGGACTAGCGTCTTCGTTATTTCCATGGGCCTGGCCCTGTGGTGGGGCTGGTGGCAAAAGCGAATACCTCCCGCGCCCACTCTTTTCGCCGACCGCGTGTACGATCACGCCCTTGAGCAACTCGAAACCCAGGCCCGACGCCTTACGGCCTCCTACATGAGTGGAATTCTCTGGCGCTACTGTTCGGTGATCCTGCTCACGGTTATCGTCGGCGTCGCCGTGGTCGCGGCCAGCCAGGGATTCGTGATGCAGGACGGCTGGTCTTCCCGTCACGCTGGCCCCTGGGACCTGGCTGTCTGTGCAACGGCTATCCTGGCCGCGCTCGCCACGCTCAAAGCGCGTACTCGACTGGCGGCCATCCTTGCGCTGGGAGCGTCCGGTTTCTCACTGGCACTCTTGTTTGCGCTTTCGGCTGCGCCCGATCTGGCCCTCACCCAGATCATGGTCGAGACGATCTCCGTGCCTTTGTTCCTGGCCGTGTTCGCTTTCCTGCCACCCTACCAGGTAGATCGTGTCCGGCGAGCGCGCCCCCTGCACGCGCTGCTTGCCGTCGCGGCCGGACTCGGAACCGCATTGTTGCTCGCAGCCTCGCGTTCCCAACGAGTAACGGAACCAATCTCTTCATATTTTGTCGACAAGAGCGTAGATGCTGCCGGCGGTCACAACGTGGTCAATGTTATCCTGGTCGACTTCAGGGGCCTCGACACACTGGGTGAAATTACAGTACTGGGAGTGGCGGCTATCGCCTGCTACGCCATCATAAAACTGCTCGGCGAAAAAGAGGCGGGCAGGTGA
- the nadA gene encoding quinolinate synthase NadA: MEIASSLNLRPPVAVKPGGLLQLDPTPPPAQHYPACALTVPAGPRMQAETGTAKDSSALFEQFTVLDQPDLYSRERCDDIQRLVEEITELKRENDAVILAHNYQRPEIFEVADFVGDSLELAKRGAQVEQGTIVFCGVHFMAETAKILSPEKRILIPDSNAGCSLAESVTAESLVEMRDELRQQYPDLVVISYVNTTAEVKAVTDVCCTSSNAIKVVESVDSNNILFVPDENLAAYVARHTSKNIIAWEGNCYVHHQINPEQIEEVRRVRPEIRVLAHPECREDVLDIADAVLSTSGMMKFAREDDAKEFLVVTECGLSDRLLLEIPDKRFFKSCQLCKYMKMITLEGTRDALVEGRDEIKLTAELCDAARSSVERMFELG, encoded by the coding sequence ATGGAGATTGCCTCGTCACTCAACTTACGTCCCCCTGTCGCGGTGAAACCTGGTGGGTTGCTGCAGCTTGACCCGACGCCACCCCCGGCGCAGCATTATCCCGCTTGCGCCCTTACGGTGCCAGCGGGGCCCAGGATGCAAGCCGAAACAGGAACCGCCAAGGACAGCAGCGCGTTGTTCGAGCAATTCACTGTGCTCGATCAGCCGGATCTTTACTCGCGTGAACGCTGCGACGATATCCAACGCCTGGTTGAAGAAATAACCGAGCTCAAGCGCGAAAACGACGCGGTAATCCTCGCCCACAACTACCAGCGGCCCGAAATTTTCGAAGTAGCCGATTTTGTCGGTGATTCACTCGAGCTGGCAAAGCGCGGAGCCCAAGTTGAACAGGGGACGATTGTTTTCTGCGGTGTACACTTCATGGCCGAAACAGCCAAGATACTTTCGCCCGAAAAACGCATCCTCATCCCCGACTCCAATGCTGGATGCTCGCTCGCGGAGAGCGTCACCGCGGAAAGTCTCGTGGAGATGCGCGACGAGTTGCGCCAGCAGTACCCCGACCTCGTGGTGATCTCTTACGTGAACACAACGGCAGAGGTAAAGGCCGTGACCGACGTGTGCTGCACATCATCAAATGCGATCAAGGTCGTGGAGTCGGTTGACAGCAACAATATCCTTTTTGTACCGGACGAAAACCTTGCCGCCTATGTTGCCCGTCATACCAGCAAGAACATCATCGCCTGGGAAGGAAACTGCTATGTTCACCACCAGATCAACCCCGAGCAGATCGAAGAAGTCCGTCGTGTGCGGCCGGAAATTCGCGTCCTCGCCCACCCCGAGTGCCGCGAGGACGTGCTCGACATAGCCGACGCGGTTTTGAGTACCAGCGGCATGATGAAATTCGCCCGGGAAGACGACGCCAAGGAATTTCTCGTAGTCACTGAGTGCGGCCTTTCTGATCGGCTCCTGCTCGAAATTCCGGACAAGCGCTTCTTTAAATCCTGCCAGTTGTGCAAGTACATGAAGATGATCACACTGGAAGGAACTCGGGATGCGCTCGTGGAAGGCCGAGACGAGATCAAACTGACCGCCGAACTCTGCGACGCGGCTCGCTCGTCTGTCGAAAGGATGTTCGAGCTGGGCTGA